The sequence GGGGATCCGGCGGCGGGCTGGTCTCTTGCTGGGATTCGGTGAGCGGGGCGGCGGTCAAAGCGGGCCTCCGATCGACGTGCAGCGACGGCGATTTGGGATACCAAAATTTGGCATCCCAAATATCACCCCGATGTCCGCCGCCGTCAACCCTCCGGCCCGTAAACTCTTGTTACGGGCGTGTTGAGGAGAGGGGACCGGTGACGACGGCGAGTGAGCGGCAACCTCTCGCGGCCACCCGCCAGCGGGTGCGCGACGAGCTGCGCGAACGGATCCTGACCGGCCGGCTCCGCCCGGGTGACCGGCTGGTCGAGCGCGAGCTGGCCGAGGACTTCGGCGTGTCCCGCGTCCCGGTCCGCGAGGCCATCCGCGCGCTCGAAGCCGAGGGGTTCCTCGTCGAGCAGTCGGCGCGCCGGATCGTCGTCCGGCAGCTGGCGCGAGTCGACGTCGAGGAGCTGTTCGACGTCCGGGAAGCCCTCGAAGGGCTCGCGGCGGGGCGTGCCGCCGAACGGGCGGGCGCGGCGGAGCTGAAGCGGCTCGAGCGGGTGCTCGCCGACGCCGCCCGCGCGACCGCCCGCGGCGACGCGGCCCGGATCACCGTGCTCAACTCGCGCTTCCACGACGAGATCGTCGCCATCGCCGGCAACACGCTGCTCACCACGATGCTGCAGCCCCTGCAGGGCAGGCTCCGCTGGCTCACGAGCCAGAACGAGCACTGGGCCGAACTGCTCGACGAGCACCGCCGGCTTTACGATGCCATCGCGTCCGGCGACGCGGACCGGGCGCACGCCGAAGCCGTCGAGCACGTGCGCGTGAACCGCGAGGTGACGCTGAAGTCCCTCTTCGGCGCGGCCGAAGCGGGGGAGCGCCCGGCGGGCTGACCGCTACTGGGAGTAGAGCGGAGGCGAAGTCCGGTTTGGCGGGGATTGCCGCCGCGCGCCCGGATTTTCCACCATTGGGAGCAACCGAGACACGACTTTGGTCTGTGTCACACGGCTGAACGGCTGCTTATTGTCTTCGCTCACCGGTCCCGCTGACCGGGTCCCCACCTCCCGGAGGTTCACTGTGCGTAGAGCGACAGTATTCGCCGCAGCCTTCACCCTGGCCCTGACCGCCGCCGGCGTCGCCGAGGCGGCACCCGCGCAGCACGGCCACGTCCAGCGCGTCTGTTCGGCCGCACCGGCCGGGTACGCGTCCTGCAACGCCTGGATCGACACCGACCACGTCGCCGCCGCGGCCGCGACACCGTCCGGGCTCGGCCCGGCCGACCTGCTCTCCGCGTACAACCTCGGCTCGCTCGCGGGCAGCGCGGGCGCCGGCCGGACGATCGCGATCGTCGACGCCAACGACGACCCGACCGCCTTCGCCGACGTCAACGTCTACCGCGCCCAGTACGGCATCCCCGCCCTGGCGTCCTGCACGCCGTCGTCGGTCGACGCGAGCACCACGCCGTGCTTCGCCAAGTCCGACCAGAACGGCGGGACGTCGTACCCGCGCAAGGACGGCGGCTGGGCGCAGGAGATCTCCCTCGACGTCGACATGGCCTCGGCGATCTGCCCGAAGTGCAACATCCTGCTCGTCGAGGCGAGCTCGGCCAGCA is a genomic window of Amycolatopsis lexingtonensis containing:
- a CDS encoding GntR family transcriptional regulator: MTTASERQPLAATRQRVRDELRERILTGRLRPGDRLVERELAEDFGVSRVPVREAIRALEAEGFLVEQSARRIVVRQLARVDVEELFDVREALEGLAAGRAAERAGAAELKRLERVLADAARATARGDAARITVLNSRFHDEIVAIAGNTLLTTMLQPLQGRLRWLTSQNEHWAELLDEHRRLYDAIASGDADRAHAEAVEHVRVNREVTLKSLFGAAEAGERPAG